One genomic window of Quercus lobata isolate SW786 chromosome 9, ValleyOak3.0 Primary Assembly, whole genome shotgun sequence includes the following:
- the LOC115960406 gene encoding uncharacterized protein LOC115960406, producing MASHISLKTLAVLVLAIALCVQGTLGAITCENLDENTCAFAVSSSGKRCVLEKHVKRSGEEAYTCRTSEIEADKIQDLIETDQCIKGCGLDRKTLGISSDSLLEPRFTEKLCSTQCYGSCPNIIDLYFNLAAGEGVFLPKLCEAQGANTRREMSEIKSSGHVAPGPVQPGKLTGAPGPVLPVEYTIAPIVAPAPY from the exons ATGGCCTCTCATATTAGCTTGAAGACCCTGGCAGTCTTGGTTCTTGCAATTGCCCTCTGTGTGCAAGGCACTCTAG GAGCAATAACATGTGAGAATCTGGACGAGAACACATGCGCATTCGCAGTGTCATCCTCCGGCAAACGCTGTGTGCTTGAGAAGCACGTAAAAAGGAGCGGAGAGGAAGCATACACATGCCGTACATCAGAAATTGAGGCAGACAAAATACAAGACTTGATCGAGACTGACCAGTGCATCAAAGGATGTGGGCTTGACCGTAAAACACTTGGAATCTCATCTGACTCTCTCCTTGAGCCTCGTTTCACAGAAAAGCTTTGCTCAACTCAGTGCTATGGAAGCTGCCCCAACATTATTGACCTATACTTCAATCTTGCCGCTGGTGAAG GTGTATTTCTACCCAAATTATGTGAAGCACAAGGAGCAAATACGCGACGAGAAATGTCTGAGATCAAAAGCTCTGGTCATGTTGCTCCAGGACCTGTGCAGCCTGGGAAGTTGACGGGTGCACCAGGACCCGTGTTGCCTGTGGAATACACTATTGCACCAATAGTTGCCCCAGCACCATACTAA